A window of Choristoneura fumiferana chromosome 8, NRCan_CFum_1, whole genome shotgun sequence contains these coding sequences:
- the LOC141430487 gene encoding uncharacterized protein, whose amino-acid sequence MYKLVVLFSVLALAAAKPGVFAPVAYSAAVPAVSSVSQYSSSVAHGVPTVYSAPAVYGAPAVYSAPAVYSAPTVVPAVGPAVVPAYGYGLSQAPNTPAVVLDAVNGVPLDTPEVVAARAAHYQAKALSGHHLRKRSVAPVAYSSYVAPVSSLAYSAPVVSPYSAVVSPYSSVVPSYSSVVASPLAYSAVSPRAYSVHPW is encoded by the coding sequence ATGTACAAGCTGGTGGTGTTGTTCTCCGTTTTGGCTTTGGCGGCGGCCAAGCCTGGGGTGTTTGCACCGGTGGCCTACAGTGCTGCGGTGCCGGCTGTGAGCTCGGTCTCTCAGTACAGCAGCAGCGTGGCACATGGAGTGCCTACAGTGTACAGTGCCCCTGCTGTCTACGGTGCCCCTGCTGTCTACAGCGCCCCTGCTGTCTACAGTGCCCCTACAGTCGTCCCAGCCGTTGGCCCCGCTGTCGTTCCTGCCTACGGTTACGGCCTATCTCAAGCTCCGAACACCCCCGCAGTCGTCTTGGATGCCGTCAACGGAGTGCCTCTGGACACCCCTGAAGTCGTCGCCGCCCGTGCTGCCCACTACCAAGCCAAGGCTCTGTCTGGTCACCACCTTCGCAAGCGATCTGTCGCTCCTGTGGCGTACAGCTCCTACGTTGCTCCCGTCTCTTCTCTCGCCTACTCCGCTCCTGTTGTTTCTCCTTATTCCGCAGTAGTGTCTCCTTACTCCTCGGTTGTACCTTCTTACTCCAGTGTAGTAGCTTCTCCCCTCGCTTACTCCGCCGTATCCCCCAGGGCTTACAGCGTCCACCCTTGGTAA